A single region of the Mycoplasma mycoides subsp. mycoides SC str. PG1 genome encodes:
- a CDS encoding IS1634-like element IS1634 family transposase, which translates to MSIGVPRPDNKGFVYRLGYGYLHELKQYHDDPLAIIKAIIANFPLSWTKEQARTKLDEIFKEKKETKKEVLERFKGYEVVEKLFDYFNIFNDCSPTKSTTLKDVVLQLIYQRIKNPISVFNTYKTAKKEKIDTHSKNSFYRSLDYIAKNKDEILRNLNAKICANTNRKIDVLWFDATTTYFETFSREGYKKPGYSKDGKFKEDQIVIGMATDENGIPLHYKIFPGNVADPNTLIPFMLEIADIYEVDSVTIIADKGMSVNRNIRFLESKNWKYIISYRMKAGSKQFKEYILDEKDYINDGGLIYKTRDIASSYNKKRINGHFRRQIISFSQKRATKDKNNRDILIQNFTKKMNKDNLVSCDDLAGSKKYRFFKPINKGAFYELDIEKIQEDQKYDGYYVYETNRTDLSVKEVINLYSKQWQIESNFKTLKGKLSLRPMYLSTWNHIVGYICLCFISLVFLNYIIYILNSKLGLTGKSKITEHKVINVIKEVKEIEVFVNKQKIETIQVYNDELQESWQTYQILLELLTKEKVT; encoded by the coding sequence TTATCAATTGGAGTGCCAAGACCAGATAACAAAGGTTTTGTATATAGATTGGGATATGGATATTTGCATGAATTAAAACAATATCACGATGATCCGCTAGCAATTATCAAAGCAATTATTGCAAACTTTCCATTGTCTTGAACAAAAGAACAAGCAAGAACTAAATTAGATGAAATTTTTAAAGAGAAAAAAGAAACCAAAAAAGAAGTTTTAGAAAGGTTTAAAGGTTACGAAGTAGTTGAAAAACTATTTGATTATTTCAATATTTTTAATGATTGTTCTCCCACAAAATCGACAACATTAAAAGATGTTGTTTTACAGTTGATTTATCAAAGAATTAAAAATCCAATAAGTGTTTTTAACACTTATAAGACAGCAAAAAAAGAAAAAATAGACACTCATTCAAAAAATTCATTTTATAGATCATTAGACTATATAGCAAAAAACAAAGATGAAATTTTAAGAAATTTAAATGCAAAAATTTGTGCAAATACCAATAGAAAAATTGATGTATTATGATTTGACGCAACAACTACTTATTTTGAAACATTTTCTCGTGAAGGTTATAAAAAACCTGGTTATTCAAAAGATGGAAAATTTAAAGAAGACCAGATTGTTATAGGTATGGCAACTGATGAAAATGGAATACCGTTACACTACAAAATATTTCCAGGAAATGTTGCTGATCCAAATACTTTAATACCATTTATGCTTGAAATTGCAGATATTTATGAAGTTGACAGTGTAACTATAATTGCTGACAAAGGAATGAGTGTTAATAGAAATATTAGATTTTTAGAATCTAAGAATTGAAAATACATAATCTCATACAGAATGAAAGCTGGAAGCAAACAATTTAAAGAGTATATATTAGATGAAAAAGATTATATAAATGATGGTGGTTTGATATACAAAACTCGTGATATTGCATCTTCATACAATAAAAAAAGAATTAATGGACATTTTAGAAGACAAATAATTAGTTTTAGTCAAAAACGAGCAACTAAAGACAAAAACAATAGAGACATTTTAATTCAAAATTTCACTAAGAAAATGAATAAAGATAATCTTGTTTCTTGTGATGATTTAGCGGGATCTAAAAAATATAGATTCTTTAAACCTATAAACAAAGGTGCATTTTATGAACTTGACATAGAAAAAATACAAGAAGATCAAAAATATGATGGATACTATGTTTATGAAACAAATAGAACAGATTTATCAGTAAAAGAAGTTATTAATTTATATTCAAAACAATGACAAATTGAGTCTAATTTCAAGACATTAAAAGGTAAATTATCTCTTCGTCCAATGTATTTATCAACTTGAAACCATATTGTTGGTTACATTTGTTTATGTTTCATTTCATTAGTGTTTTTAAACTACATCATCTACATTCTAAATTCAAAATTAGGACTGACTGGAAAAAGCAAAATCACTGAGCATAAAGTGATTAATGTTATTAAAGAAGTTAAAGAAATTGAAGTATTTGTAAATAAACAAAAAATCGAAACTATACAAGTGTATAATGATGAGTTACAAGAAAGTTGGCAAACTTATCAAATATTATTAGAGCTTTTAACAAAAGAAAAAGTCACTTAG
- a CDS encoding PhnE/PtxC family ABC transporter permease gives MLNKKIIKDRNLFKIGNHYTKPPKRVFTICFTIGIIIFVVLGFALADQDWEQFFGNFDKLTKLFSEFFKWELNSWNQKQGLPNTFLETSFYNLWQTIKLAFIGTFLGIILCLPFSVLASRSIVSNKYINNLSRGFLSLFRTIPSFALAMIVAGYFLTSYGSSVIGIIFFSFSVSGKLFYEKIEQIDTKVFTTMQATGANKFQSFRKAVVPQISTNLLSISLYTLETNIRYFSVIAIVTGLDSYGDLIRSTLDSSQYNKAGFLLTIFAVTILLIELFIFLIRNYIIEEKDYLLEKKLINKIQKPYKNIDKLSNIRFYINYILTKEVNEKIAKTTDSNELQSLKLEKKKLISEFKKQYSLNVKKDKEKYKKLFKENKENLFVRVDFVDHLVRIDKITQTKLANECLIIREQIKRQVEDEIKTETTKFKKTLTPEVVLKKMPKTYIKRIVFFAIILFLFIFLIKDVNFSLASSSSIKSTNEKILKILNINWESLYYANPNADINKTAQSFSVIYILWETLTIAILGTVIGAVFAYILGLLSSSKIVHPIIIAKPVLCLTTLIRAIPTYMYAYIFVFAVGIGPFAGSLALAVGTTRMLTKYNREVYETINFKIVNQLKALGLNKFQVFRYGILAQTQNEIISYIIYRFEINFKEVAALGVVGAGVLGKVLRSYFDEFLYAEFGALVFGLIIFTLIVEGISNTLRVKFLENKNPKWIDWLINKYQHYCFATYKATLKLFKKQVDMSYWQANAFNSYVKSKISLDKLPDKHISKKVIFLKNLKVDIDYDNKTLVDQKYEELISLHKKYIKEFKDNRKLLVDQINNQAKNYLKTAKTNYLNSKLKLEKQLTELKVDIKDIEQQIKLQTESNDLNQKLQDQKTKLTSIKDLLKSLKREYKKTVLFTKQTRTIKLWNLDY, from the coding sequence ATGCTTAATAAAAAAATAATTAAAGATAGAAATTTATTTAAAATAGGTAATCACTACACAAAACCACCAAAGCGTGTTTTTACAATTTGTTTTACTATTGGAATAATAATATTTGTAGTTTTAGGATTTGCTTTAGCTGATCAAGATTGAGAGCAATTCTTTGGTAATTTTGATAAATTGACAAAACTTTTTAGTGAGTTCTTTAAATGAGAACTTAATAGTTGAAATCAAAAACAAGGACTGCCAAATACTTTTTTAGAAACTAGTTTTTATAATTTATGACAAACAATTAAATTAGCTTTTATTGGTACTTTTTTAGGAATCATATTATGTCTTCCTTTTTCAGTACTAGCTTCAAGAAGTATAGTTTCAAATAAATATATTAACAATCTTTCCAGAGGATTTTTATCACTATTTAGAACTATACCGAGTTTTGCATTAGCCATGATTGTTGCTGGTTATTTTTTAACTAGTTATGGATCATCAGTTATTGGTATTATATTCTTTTCATTTTCAGTATCAGGTAAATTGTTTTATGAAAAAATAGAACAAATTGATACAAAAGTATTTACCACAATGCAAGCTACTGGAGCTAATAAGTTTCAATCATTTAGAAAAGCAGTAGTTCCACAAATTTCAACTAATTTATTATCAATTTCACTTTATACATTAGAAACTAATATTCGTTACTTTTCAGTTATTGCAATCGTAACAGGATTAGACAGTTATGGTGATTTAATACGTTCTACTTTAGATTCATCTCAATATAATAAAGCTGGATTCTTATTAACAATATTTGCAGTAACTATTTTATTAATTGAATTATTTATCTTTTTAATTAGAAATTACATAATAGAAGAAAAAGATTATTTATTAGAAAAAAAACTAATAAATAAAATTCAAAAACCATATAAAAATATAGATAAATTAAGTAATATTAGATTTTATATAAATTACATTCTAACAAAAGAAGTCAATGAAAAAATAGCAAAAACTACTGATAGTAATGAACTTCAATCTTTAAAACTAGAAAAGAAAAAATTAATTTCTGAATTTAAAAAACAATATAGTCTTAATGTTAAAAAAGATAAAGAAAAATATAAAAAGTTATTTAAAGAAAATAAAGAAAACTTGTTTGTAAGAGTTGATTTTGTAGATCATTTAGTAAGAATTGATAAAATCACTCAAACTAAACTTGCAAATGAATGTTTAATTATTAGAGAACAAATTAAACGTCAAGTTGAAGATGAAATAAAAACAGAAACTACAAAATTTAAAAAAACACTAACACCTGAAGTTGTTTTAAAAAAAATGCCAAAAACATATATTAAAAGAATTGTGTTTTTTGCAATTATTCTATTCTTATTTATTTTCTTAATTAAAGATGTTAACTTTTCTCTAGCAAGTAGTTCATCAATAAAATCAACTAATGAAAAAATATTAAAAATATTAAATATTAACTGAGAATCATTATATTATGCAAATCCAAATGCTGATATAAATAAGACTGCACAATCATTTTCAGTTATTTATATACTTTGAGAAACACTAACAATTGCTATTTTAGGAACTGTAATTGGAGCTGTATTTGCTTATATATTAGGATTATTAAGTTCATCAAAAATAGTTCATCCTATTATTATTGCAAAGCCAGTTTTATGTTTAACTACTTTAATTAGAGCAATTCCAACATATATGTATGCTTATATTTTTGTTTTTGCAGTTGGTATAGGTCCATTTGCTGGTTCATTAGCTTTAGCTGTCGGAACAACTAGAATGCTAACAAAATATAATAGAGAAGTGTATGAAACAATAAACTTTAAAATAGTTAACCAATTAAAAGCTTTAGGGCTAAATAAATTCCAAGTATTTAGATATGGTATATTGGCTCAAACTCAAAATGAAATAATTTCATATATTATTTATCGTTTTGAAATTAACTTTAAAGAAGTAGCTGCTTTAGGAGTTGTGGGCGCTGGTGTTTTAGGAAAAGTTTTAAGAAGTTATTTTGATGAGTTCTTATATGCAGAATTTGGAGCTTTAGTATTTGGTTTAATTATCTTTACTTTAATTGTTGAAGGCATTTCAAATACATTAAGAGTAAAATTTTTAGAAAATAAAAATCCTAAATGAATCGATTGATTAATAAATAAATATCAACATTATTGTTTTGCAACTTACAAAGCTACTTTAAAACTATTTAAAAAACAAGTTGATATGAGTTATTGGCAAGCTAATGCTTTTAATAGTTATGTTAAAAGTAAAATAAGTTTAGATAAACTACCTGATAAACACATTTCTAAAAAAGTTATCTTTTTAAAAAACTTAAAAGTTGATATTGATTATGATAATAAAACTTTAGTTGATCAAAAATATGAAGAACTAATTAGTTTACATAAAAAATACATAAAAGAATTTAAAGATAATAGAAAACTATTAGTTGATCAAATTAATAACCAAGCTAAAAATTATTTAAAAACAGCTAAAACTAATTATTTAAACTCTAAACTAAAATTAGAAAAACAATTAACTGAGTTAAAAGTTGATATTAAAGACATTGAGCAACAAATTAAATTGCAAACTGAATCAAATGATTTAAATCAAAAATTACAAGATCAAAAAACTAAATTAACAAGTATTAAAGACTTATTAAAATCACTAAAAAGAGAGTATAAAAAAACTGTTTTATTTACAAAACAAACTAGAACTATCAAACTTTGAAATTTAGATTATTAA
- the phnC gene encoding phosphonate ABC transporter ATP-binding protein has product MIVFNNVNKVWPNGKQVLKNINLEINKGELVAVIGLSGAGKTTLLKTINKINDISSGEILIDFDKTKEHYEVTKTRGKKLQKLRQKIGLMSQEYNNIANKTVLQNVLNARVSSQKGINKILGFFKREDKMIALNSLDKLNLLDYAYIRADNLSGGQQQRVALARTLAQQPFLIIADEPVSALDPILANQVMKDFKNINKKDGITVIINIHHVDLAKKYATRVIGLNNGEIVFDDVPSKLDAQAMKKIYGE; this is encoded by the coding sequence ATGATAGTATTTAATAATGTAAATAAAGTTTGACCTAATGGAAAACAAGTTTTAAAAAATATAAATTTAGAAATTAATAAAGGTGAATTAGTTGCAGTTATTGGGTTATCTGGAGCTGGAAAAACTACACTTTTAAAAACCATTAATAAAATTAATGATATTTCTTCAGGTGAAATTCTTATTGATTTTGATAAAACAAAAGAGCATTATGAAGTAACTAAAACTAGAGGTAAAAAACTTCAAAAACTTAGACAAAAAATTGGTTTAATGTCTCAAGAATATAACAATATTGCAAATAAAACAGTTTTACAAAATGTTTTGAACGCTAGAGTAAGTAGTCAAAAAGGAATAAACAAAATTCTTGGATTCTTTAAAAGAGAAGATAAGATGATTGCCTTAAATTCTTTAGACAAATTAAACCTATTAGATTATGCTTATATAAGAGCTGATAATTTAAGCGGTGGTCAACAACAACGTGTAGCGCTAGCTAGAACCTTAGCTCAACAACCTTTTTTAATCATTGCTGATGAACCTGTTTCTGCTTTAGATCCGATTCTTGCAAATCAAGTAATGAAAGATTTTAAAAACATTAATAAAAAAGATGGAATTACTGTAATAATCAACATTCACCATGTTGATCTTGCAAAAAAATATGCAACAAGAGTAATTGGATTAAATAATGGAGAAATTGTTTTTGATGATGTTCCAAGTAAATTGGATGCTCAAGCAATGAAAAAAATCTATGGAGAATAG
- a CDS encoding Vmc-like lipoprotein signal peptide domain-containing protein — translation MKKLISLMGISLLATSATVVTVACGKRDNELKIVFVPSQKQTRVESTTSSLERLLTEELKKKAAARGSKFDKRVKVTTSQSYEVAGKSLANGNEDIVFLPINTYSTYWGERTSDGNHKNLGVLLTAGRLGVKPDTTLSDFMNNSKFDNSKATSEITNKTIFNLVKNYKKVVDGVVGESKPLNGESYSKKIYDDANPVNYYRSYAFASIPFLKELKIDNNNSNSDWKGKTYNEIIETLLKNDDEKKYQELLKTLIKNPNVKIGIGKSKTSSAGFLYPILWLKEFVGLDDNEIISMLTGKDTERKFVKVSSFPEGSETVARKDAKPSDGKYAITFGFSDIRFRDGQGQNVAEEKDLFGNSMVIGATQSIYNDGIVYSRSSKSVLRDENLLKDVRQSFIDLINQNEEAKKVFSIYNQKTYIVPNNKIDDAIIKSNAKIEVLKKQFENVPW, via the coding sequence ATGAAAAAATTAATATCATTAATGGGAATAAGTTTATTAGCTACTAGTGCTACTGTTGTTACTGTTGCTTGTGGTAAAAGAGATAACGAACTAAAAATTGTTTTTGTTCCATCTCAAAAACAAACAAGAGTTGAATCAACAACATCTTCATTAGAAAGATTACTAACTGAAGAGTTGAAGAAAAAAGCTGCTGCACGTGGTTCAAAATTTGATAAAAGGGTTAAAGTAACAACTAGTCAAAGTTATGAAGTTGCCGGAAAATCATTAGCTAATGGAAATGAAGATATTGTATTTTTACCTATAAACACCTACTCAACGTATTGAGGAGAGAGAACTTCTGATGGTAATCACAAAAACTTAGGTGTTTTATTAACTGCTGGTAGATTAGGAGTTAAGCCAGACACTACACTTTCTGATTTTATGAATAATAGTAAGTTCGATAACTCAAAAGCTACATCTGAAATAACTAATAAGACAATATTTAATTTAGTTAAAAATTATAAAAAAGTGGTAGACGGAGTGGTAGGTGAAAGCAAACCATTAAATGGTGAAAGTTATTCAAAAAAAATATATGATGATGCAAATCCTGTAAACTACTATAGATCATATGCATTTGCAAGTATACCTTTCTTAAAAGAATTAAAAATAGATAATAATAACAGCAATAGTGATTGAAAAGGTAAAACATATAATGAAATTATAGAAACATTACTAAAAAATGATGATGAAAAAAAATACCAAGAACTTTTAAAAACTTTAATTAAAAATCCTAATGTAAAAATAGGAATTGGTAAATCTAAAACATCAAGTGCTGGATTTTTATATCCAATTTTATGACTTAAAGAATTTGTTGGACTTGATGATAATGAAATAATTTCTATGTTAACTGGTAAGGATACTGAAAGAAAATTTGTAAAAGTAAGTTCTTTCCCTGAAGGTTCAGAAACAGTAGCAAGAAAAGATGCTAAACCTAGCGATGGTAAATATGCTATAACTTTTGGATTTTCTGATATTCGTTTTAGAGATGGCCAAGGACAAAATGTTGCTGAAGAAAAAGATCTATTTGGCAATTCAATGGTAATAGGAGCAACTCAATCAATTTATAATGATGGAATTGTATATTCTAGATCATCAAAATCAGTTTTAAGAGATGAAAACCTACTAAAAGATGTTAGACAATCATTTATTGATTTAATTAATCAAAATGAAGAAGCTAAAAAAGTATTCAGCATATATAATCAAAAAACATATATAGTTCCAAATAATAAAATTGATGATGCAATTATAAAATCTAATGCAAAAATTGAGGTACTAAAAAAACAATTTGAAAATGTACCATGATAG
- the asnS gene encoding asparagine--tRNA ligase, protein MEIRQIFEQHSGLLDKEVEILGRVRSNRQGKFVSFMILNDGTTFTDLQVVYKTKGYEQALQARVSSIVKVVGRVVLTPEKQQKFEVQADEIELIDQAIEDYPLQKKEHTTEYLREIAHLRAKTKTFNAIFKIRSAAAYAIHRFFNEKNFVYIHSPIITSNDAEGAGEAFLVTTREDADYEKDFFGKKASLTVSGQLHAEAFAQAFKKVYTFGPTFRAENSNTAKHAAEFWMIEPEVAFADLKDNIQLIQDMVKYIINYIFKHNRRELEFCNEQLENGLIDKLNNVRNSEFKVTTYTEAIEILKQAVKDGHKFEVSDIEFGLDLGTEHERYICEQVNKAPTFVTNYPKEIKAFYMKQNDDNKTVAAVDLLVPGIGELVGGSQREDNYEKLIKRCKEVNIDIDQLEWYNNLRLYGYYKSAGFGLGFERLVMYITGASNIRDVIPFPRTPKNLLF, encoded by the coding sequence ATGGAAATCAGACAAATATTTGAACAACACTCTGGATTACTTGATAAAGAAGTTGAAATACTTGGTAGGGTTAGATCTAATAGACAAGGTAAATTTGTTTCATTTATGATTTTAAATGACGGAACAACTTTTACTGATTTACAAGTAGTTTATAAAACTAAAGGATATGAACAAGCACTTCAAGCAAGAGTTAGTTCAATTGTTAAAGTTGTTGGAAGAGTTGTTTTAACTCCAGAAAAACAACAAAAATTTGAAGTACAAGCTGATGAAATTGAACTTATTGATCAAGCAATTGAAGATTATCCACTACAAAAAAAAGAGCACACAACTGAATATTTAAGAGAAATAGCTCACTTAAGAGCAAAAACAAAAACTTTTAATGCTATTTTTAAAATAAGATCAGCAGCTGCTTATGCTATTCATAGATTTTTTAATGAAAAAAACTTTGTTTACATACATTCGCCAATTATTACTTCAAATGATGCTGAAGGAGCTGGGGAAGCATTTTTAGTAACAACACGTGAAGATGCAGATTATGAAAAAGACTTTTTTGGTAAAAAAGCAAGTTTAACAGTTTCAGGTCAATTGCATGCTGAAGCATTTGCTCAAGCTTTTAAAAAAGTTTATACATTTGGTCCTACTTTTAGAGCTGAAAACTCAAATACTGCAAAACATGCTGCTGAGTTTTGAATGATTGAACCAGAAGTTGCTTTTGCTGATTTAAAAGATAATATTCAACTAATTCAAGATATGGTTAAATATATCATTAATTACATTTTTAAACACAATAGAAGAGAATTAGAATTTTGTAATGAACAATTAGAAAATGGTTTAATTGATAAATTAAATAATGTTAGAAATTCAGAATTTAAAGTTACAACATATACTGAAGCAATTGAAATTTTAAAACAAGCAGTCAAAGATGGTCATAAATTCGAAGTTTCAGATATTGAATTTGGATTAGATTTAGGAACTGAACATGAAAGATATATTTGTGAACAAGTAAATAAAGCTCCAACTTTTGTAACTAATTATCCAAAAGAAATTAAAGCGTTTTACATGAAACAAAATGATGATAATAAGACTGTTGCTGCTGTTGATTTATTAGTTCCTGGGATTGGAGAATTAGTTGGTGGAAGTCAACGTGAAGACAATTATGAAAAACTAATCAAAAGATGTAAAGAAGTAAATATTGATATTGATCAATTAGAATGATATAACAATTTAAGATTGTATGGTTATTATAAATCAGCTGGGTTTGGATTAGGATTTGAAAGACTAGTTATGTATATTACTGGAGCTTCAAATATTAGAGATGTTATTCCATTCCCAAGAACTCCAAAGAACTTGTTATTTTAA
- a CDS encoding Cof-type HAD-IIB family hydrolase: MLKNIKLIVTDLDGTVLHHGKLANDIDKPVLEKAIKNNIHVTIATGQPYKSAKPRADLFNIGEHADLAVLANGALISKISSFEPVYVNKIDNAIVNKMVKKLTELNICTVIFTATASDVYWNNIPFEVESMNKRNWFERFNKTICSTDGNFDFIDPVQIMIFVPLEKNKILEDWFKAEKLDEHLTSMRNHIETIPIYEFTNITATKGKAIKKMAEILNVDINDVVVFGDNMNDMTMFEEIPNCVAVENAVDQIKQKAKYITDTNINGGVGKFIEKYILN, translated from the coding sequence ATGTTAAAAAATATTAAGCTAATTGTTACAGATTTAGATGGAACAGTTTTACATCATGGAAAATTAGCAAACGATATTGATAAACCAGTATTAGAAAAAGCTATTAAAAACAATATCCATGTAACAATAGCAACAGGTCAACCTTATAAATCAGCAAAACCTAGAGCAGATTTATTTAATATAGGTGAACACGCTGATTTAGCTGTTTTAGCTAATGGAGCTTTAATTTCAAAAATCAGTAGTTTTGAACCAGTTTATGTAAATAAAATTGATAATGCTATTGTTAATAAAATGGTTAAAAAATTAACTGAATTAAATATTTGTACAGTAATATTTACAGCAACAGCTAGTGATGTTTATTGAAACAACATTCCTTTTGAAGTTGAAAGTATGAATAAAAGAAATTGATTTGAAAGATTTAATAAAACAATATGTTCTACTGATGGTAATTTTGATTTTATTGATCCAGTTCAGATTATGATTTTTGTTCCACTAGAAAAAAATAAAATTCTAGAAGATTGATTTAAAGCTGAAAAATTAGATGAACATTTAACAAGTATGAGAAATCATATTGAAACTATTCCAATTTATGAATTTACAAATATTACAGCAACTAAAGGAAAAGCTATTAAAAAAATGGCTGAAATCTTAAATGTTGATATTAATGATGTTGTAGTATTTGGTGATAATATGAACGATATGACAATGTTTGAAGAAATCCCAAATTGTGTAGCTGTAGAAAATGCAGTTGATCAAATTAAACAAAAAGCAAAATATATCACTGATACAAATATAAATGGTGGTGTAGGTAAATTTATAGAAAAATATATTTTAAATTAG
- a CDS encoding alpha/beta hydrolase — protein MTTKQKRALIKKSRNKIFRSINKSFAKFHKLLETSVFFKKSHSKKHIYMNPEINKMNKIMRLFFKHKELEFKINDNLIPIKFKTSDNITISALKYITDHNSKKWVIVSHWFLGDKYWSLYWSKAFIELGYNVLVYDFRNHGDSEETQFVTMGLLESKDLIAAINYLNQTQKVQTIGLIGLSMGAFVINYLTLTQQKFLEENKVKFIISDSSYASISSLLNKLLKLSFKRFFSKKCDTYLIKQILKKQKDLTLSDWNKMNLFDKYEKQHIIPAKIPILFIHSIEDKITSHNDSIRMFINRKKFNLNDELLIYETSKHCLSLKEHYYQTIYRILQFENKIIKDNNKTSIALEKMGIIDKIILNNFNEKKEISTFFYKD, from the coding sequence ATGACAACTAAACAAAAAAGAGCTCTTATTAAAAAAAGTAGGAATAAGATATTTAGATCAATAAATAAATCATTTGCTAAATTTCATAAATTACTTGAAACTTCAGTATTTTTTAAAAAATCTCATTCTAAAAAACATATTTATATGAATCCTGAAATCAATAAAATGAATAAGATTATGAGATTATTTTTTAAACATAAAGAACTAGAATTTAAGATCAATGATAATTTAATTCCAATTAAATTTAAAACTAGTGATAATATAACAATTTCAGCCCTTAAGTATATAACTGATCATAATTCTAAAAAATGAGTTATTGTTAGTCATTGATTTTTAGGTGATAAATATTGAAGTTTGTATTGATCTAAAGCTTTTATTGAACTTGGGTATAATGTATTAGTTTATGATTTTAGAAATCATGGTGATTCTGAAGAAACCCAATTTGTAACAATGGGCTTATTAGAAAGTAAAGATCTAATTGCAGCAATTAATTATTTAAATCAAACTCAAAAAGTACAAACTATTGGTTTAATTGGTTTAAGTATGGGGGCTTTTGTTATTAATTATTTAACTTTAACTCAGCAAAAATTCTTAGAAGAAAACAAAGTTAAATTTATTATTAGTGATAGTAGTTATGCAAGCATTAGTTCTTTATTAAATAAGTTATTAAAACTAAGCTTTAAAAGATTTTTTTCTAAAAAATGTGATACTTATTTAATTAAACAAATTTTAAAAAAGCAAAAAGATTTAACTTTATCTGATTGAAATAAAATGAATTTGTTTGACAAATATGAAAAACAGCATATTATTCCAGCTAAAATTCCAATTTTATTTATTCATTCAATTGAAGATAAAATTACTAGTCATAATGATTCAATAAGAATGTTTATAAATAGAAAAAAATTTAATCTAAATGATGAACTTTTAATTTATGAAACTTCAAAACATTGTCTAAGTTTAAAAGAACATTATTATCAAACTATATATAGAATTTTACAATTTGAAAATAAAATTATAAAAGATAATAATAAAACAAGCATAGCTTTAGAAAAGATGGGTATTATTGATAAAATCATCTTAAATAACTTTAATGAAAAAAAAGAAATTTCAACATTTTTTTATAAAGACTAA
- the tsaD gene encoding tRNA (adenosine(37)-N6)-threonylcarbamoyltransferase complex transferase subunit TsaD, producing MKILAIESSCDEFSISIIDNNKILTNIISSQIKDHQVFGGVVPELAARLHVQNFNWVLKAALTEANLNIKDIDYVAYTKSPGLIGSLIVGKLVAETISLYINKPILALDHIQGHIFGASIENEFIYPVLAMVVSGGHTQIKIINSANDFEIIGSTRDDAIGECYDKVARVLGLSYPGGPILDKLALKGNKDSYLLPVLKDEDNYDFSYSGLKTACINLIHNLNQKNQEINLEDFAASFQYTATNIVEKKIEKAIKEFKPKTLTVAGGVSANSEIRKIILRLGEKYNIKNTFVPKMSYCTDNAAMIAKLAYEKILLNNKL from the coding sequence ATGAAAATCTTAGCTATTGAGTCAAGTTGTGATGAATTTTCTATTTCGATTATTGATAATAATAAAATTCTTACAAACATTATTTCATCTCAAATAAAAGATCATCAAGTATTTGGTGGAGTTGTTCCAGAATTAGCAGCAAGATTACATGTACAAAACTTTAATTGAGTATTAAAAGCAGCATTAACTGAAGCTAATTTAAATATCAAAGATATTGATTATGTAGCTTATACAAAATCTCCAGGACTAATTGGTTCTTTGATTGTTGGAAAACTTGTAGCTGAAACTATTAGTTTATATATAAACAAACCAATTCTAGCTCTAGATCATATTCAAGGACATATTTTTGGAGCTAGTATTGAAAATGAATTTATATATCCAGTTTTAGCAATGGTAGTATCTGGTGGTCATACTCAAATTAAAATTATTAATTCTGCAAATGATTTTGAAATTATTGGATCAACTAGAGATGATGCTATTGGTGAATGTTATGACAAAGTAGCTAGAGTTTTAGGACTTTCTTATCCAGGAGGACCAATTTTAGATAAATTGGCTCTAAAAGGAAATAAGGATTCTTATTTATTACCTGTTTTAAAAGATGAAGATAATTATGATTTTTCTTATTCTGGATTAAAAACTGCTTGTATAAATTTGATTCATAATTTGAATCAAAAAAATCAAGAAATTAATTTAGAAGATTTTGCAGCTAGTTTTCAATATACAGCAACAAACATTGTTGAAAAAAAAATAGAAAAAGCGATTAAAGAATTTAAACCAAAAACATTAACTGTTGCTGGTGGGGTAAGTGCTAATAGTGAAATTAGAAAAATAATTTTAAGATTGGGTGAAAAATACAATATTAAAAATACATTTGTTCCTAAGATGAGTTATTGTACAGATAATGCTGCTATGATTGCTAAATTAGCATATGAAAAAATTCTTTTAAATAACAAACTATAA